The following coding sequences lie in one Catharus ustulatus isolate bCatUst1 chromosome 5, bCatUst1.pri.v2, whole genome shotgun sequence genomic window:
- the LOC116996405 gene encoding translation initiation factor IF-2-like gives MGTPRRSPSPNPLSRETPAVPTPGTAQLVRPRALPEEGARRHRRGTCPAAAAQRAPQDEFGGASAPRTTWMSGERPGLPPGRASSTPGTAAPHGGPSRRRRARPGARSWGASLGRGRVNPVNDVQT, from the exons ATGGGGACGCCTCGTCGTtctccctccccaaatcctctctcGAGGGAAACGCCAGCAGTGCCCACTCCCGGGACAGCCCAGTTG GTGAGACCCCGAGCCCTCCCGGAGGAGGGGGCCCGGCGGCACAGGAGGGGAACCTGCCCCGCGGCTGCGGCTCAGCGCGCCCCGCAAG ATGAGTTTGGAGGAGCGAGTGCGCCGCGGACAACCTGGATGAGCGGGGAGaggccggggctgcccccggGCCGGGCGAGCAGCACCCCCGGCACGGCGGCCCCTCACGGTGGCCCCTCacggcggcgccgggcccggcccggggctcGCTCCTGGGGAGCCTCTCTGGGCCGAGGCCGAGTAAACCCGGTTAATGATGTGCAGACGTGA
- the POU4F2 gene encoding POU domain, class 4, transcription factor 2, which translates to MMMSLSSKQPFGLPHGGGSGGGLHETKYSALHTASPCPSAGAAAPAASSPSSTGTGGSAGRGSGSGGSSGSGSSSGSGPGGSGGGAEAMRRACLPAPPSNIFGGLDESLLARAEALAAVDIVSPSKSHHHHPPHHSPFKPDATYHTMNTIPCTSAASSSSVPISHPSALSGTHHHHHHHHHHHHQPHQALEGELLEHLTPGLALGAMAAPDGAVVSTPGHAPHMAGMNPMHPAALGMAHAHGLPAHMGCMSDVDADPRDLEAFAERFKQRRIKLGVTQADVGSALANLKIPGVGSLSQSTICRFESLTLSHNNMIALKPILQAWLEEAEKSHREKLAKPELFSGAEKKRKRTSIAAPEKRSLEAYFALQPRPSSEKIAAIAEKLDLKKNVVRVWFCNQRQKQKRMKYSAGI; encoded by the exons ATGATGATGTCTCTGAGCAGCAAGCAGCCTTTCGGCCTCCCccacggcggcggcagcggcggcggcctCCACGAAACCAAGTACTCGGCCCTGCACACCGCCTCGCCCTGTCCCTccgccggcgccgccgcccccgccgccagctcccccagcagcaccggCACCGGCGGCTCCGCCGGAcgcggctccggctccggcggcagcagcggctcCGGCTCCAGCTCGGGCTCCGgccccggcggcagcggcggcggcgcggaggCGATGCGGCGGGCCTGCCTGCCCGCCCCTCCG AGCAATATATTCGGCGGTCTGGACGAGAGCCTGCTGGCCCGCGCCGAAGCCCTGGCAGCGGTGGACATCGTCTCCCCGAGCAAgagccaccaccaccacccgCCGCACCACAGCCCCTTCAAGCCGGACGCCACGTACCACACCATGAACACCATCCCCTGCACCTcggccgcctcctcctcctccgtgCCCATCTCCCACCCGTCCGCCCTGTCGGGcacccaccaccaccatcaccaccaccaccatcaccaccaccagcCCCACCAGGCGCTGGAGGGGGAACTCTTGGAGCACCTGACGCCGGGGCTGGCGCTGGGGGCTATGGCGGCCCCCGACGGCGCCGTGGTCTCCACGCCGGGCCACGCTCCGCACATGGCCGGCATGAACCCCATGCACCCGGCGGCGCTGGGCATGGCCCACGCCCACGGGCTGCCGGCCCACATGGGCTGCATGAGCGACGTGGACGCCGACCCCCGCGACTTGGAGGCCTTTGCCGAGCGCTTCAAGCAGCGCCGCATCAAGCTGGGGGTGACCCAGGCCGACGTGGGCTCGGCGCTGGCCAACCTGAAGATCCCGGGGGTGGGCTCCCTCAGCCAGAGCACCATCTGCCGCTTCGAGTCCCTCACCCTCTCCCACAACAACATGATCGCCCTCAAACCCATCCTGCAGGCGTGGCTGGAGGAGGCCGAGAAGTCCCACCGCGAGAAACTGGCCAAGCCCGAGCTCTTCAGCGGCGCGGAGAAGAAGCGCAAGCGGACCTCCATCGCCGCCCCCGAGAAGCGCTCGCTGGAGGCCTATTTCGCCCTGCAGCCCCGGCCCTCCTCCGAGAAGATCGCCGCCATCGCCGAGAAGCTGGACCTCAAGAAGAACGTGGTCCGCGTCTGGTTCTGCAACCAGCGCCAGAAGCAGAAGCGCATGAAGTACTCGGCGGGCATCTGA